One segment of Streptomyces sp. TG1A-8 DNA contains the following:
- a CDS encoding glycosyltransferase family 2 protein — translation MSEAHATGAARRRITVVTAVHAPSAPFLPEAYASLCEQRLADGWDWTWVIQEDGRTDEVRPYVPDDERVTFRQGRPGGPGVARTIALAHADGPYVKVLDADDRLTPGALTRDLAALEADPTLGWAASRVLDLLPDGSTAGFPDDPDEGPVERGAVLDYWTSHGHLAQVHPATLFVRRQLLTALGGWMALPASEDTGLLLALNAVSRGWFSGEPGLLYRKWPGQVTGRPSHSDPGERAARMAVAEARARALAESGWRHPAPAG, via the coding sequence GTGTCCGAGGCCCACGCCACCGGCGCCGCCCGCCGGCGCATCACCGTCGTCACCGCCGTCCACGCCCCGTCCGCCCCGTTTTTGCCGGAGGCCTACGCGTCGCTGTGCGAGCAGCGGCTCGCGGACGGCTGGGACTGGACGTGGGTGATCCAGGAGGACGGGCGGACGGACGAGGTACGCCCGTACGTGCCCGACGACGAGCGGGTGACCTTCCGTCAGGGCAGACCGGGCGGGCCGGGCGTGGCCCGCACGATCGCGCTGGCGCACGCCGACGGCCCCTACGTGAAGGTGCTGGACGCCGACGACCGGCTCACGCCCGGCGCCCTCACGCGCGACCTCGCCGCACTGGAGGCCGACCCCACGCTGGGCTGGGCCGCGTCCCGGGTCCTGGACCTGCTGCCCGACGGCTCCACGGCCGGCTTCCCCGACGACCCGGACGAGGGACCGGTGGAACGCGGCGCCGTCCTCGACTACTGGACGTCCCACGGTCACCTGGCCCAGGTCCACCCGGCGACCCTCTTCGTGCGCCGGCAACTGCTCACGGCGCTCGGCGGCTGGATGGCCCTGCCGGCCTCCGAGGACACCGGACTGCTCCTCGCGCTGAACGCGGTGAGCCGGGGCTGGTTCTCCGGTGAGCCCGGACTGCTCTACCGCAAGTGGCCCGGGCAGGTGACCGGCCGGCCCTCCCACTCCGACCCCGGCGAACGCGCCGCCCGCATGGCGGTGGCGGAGGCGAGGGCCCGCGCACTGGCGGAGTCCGGGTGGCGCCATCCGGCACCCGCCGGCTGA
- a CDS encoding DUF3566 domain-containing protein, with translation MSGATGAGPAGTSRGTDGGGRGSAARTPGAAHPTDPHTTNLRPVKVPAEDPSSSDAHGSQGGTVTDTRGPQSQQYQAGAAERASASPLPGERHADQAAGPYHPPQAYPAQPETGVRRPRTGARTQPRTRKARLRVAKADPWSVMKVSFLLSIALGICTIVASAMLWMVLDAMGVFSAVGGTISEATGANEATGFDLQDYLSLPHVLTFTVIIAVIDVVLATALATLGAFIYNLSAGFVGGIELTLAEDE, from the coding sequence GTGAGCGGAGCCACGGGCGCCGGACCGGCCGGTACCTCCAGGGGGACGGACGGCGGCGGCCGTGGCTCCGCCGCGAGGACGCCGGGTGCCGCGCACCCGACGGATCCGCACACGACCAACCTGAGGCCGGTCAAGGTACCGGCCGAGGACCCGTCCTCATCCGACGCGCATGGATCCCAGGGGGGAACTGTGACGGACACCCGAGGCCCGCAGAGCCAGCAGTACCAGGCCGGCGCGGCCGAGAGGGCGTCGGCCTCCCCGCTGCCCGGCGAACGGCACGCCGACCAGGCCGCCGGGCCCTACCACCCGCCGCAGGCCTACCCGGCACAGCCGGAGACCGGCGTCCGCCGGCCGCGCACCGGCGCGCGCACGCAGCCGCGCACCCGCAAGGCGCGGCTGCGCGTGGCCAAGGCCGACCCGTGGTCGGTGATGAAGGTCAGCTTCCTGCTGTCCATCGCGCTCGGCATCTGCACGATCGTCGCCTCGGCGATGCTGTGGATGGTCCTGGACGCGATGGGCGTCTTCTCGGCGGTCGGCGGCACGATCTCCGAGGCGACCGGCGCCAACGAGGCCACCGGCTTCGATCTGCAGGACTACCTCTCCCTCCCGCACGTCCTGACGTTCACGGTGATCATCGCGGTCATCGACGTGGTCCTCGCGACCGCGCTCGCGACCCTCGGCGCGTTCATCTACAACCTCTCCGCGGGCTTCGTGGGCGGCATCGAGCTGACGCTGGCCGAGGACGAGTGA
- a CDS encoding helix-turn-helix transcriptional regulator yields the protein MDAAQQEATARARELQRNWYGEPLGALFRKLIEDLGLNQARLAAVLGLSAPMLSQLMSGQRAKIGNPAVVQRVQLLQELAAQVADGSVSAAEATERMDEIKKSQGGSVLSNTTHTTLGSGAPTVKRVVREIQSLLRSVAAAGDIIDAADSLAPSHPELAEFLRVYGAGRTADAVAHYQSHQN from the coding sequence ATGGACGCCGCACAGCAGGAAGCCACCGCGAGAGCGCGGGAGCTGCAGCGGAACTGGTACGGGGAGCCGTTGGGGGCGCTCTTCCGTAAGCTCATCGAGGATCTCGGGCTCAACCAGGCCCGTCTCGCGGCGGTGCTGGGGCTGTCCGCCCCGATGCTGTCGCAGCTGATGAGCGGCCAGCGGGCGAAGATCGGCAATCCCGCGGTGGTCCAGCGGGTGCAACTGCTGCAGGAGCTGGCGGCACAGGTGGCGGACGGCAGTGTCAGCGCGGCCGAGGCGACCGAGCGCATGGACGAGATCAAGAAGTCCCAGGGAGGCTCGGTGCTCAGCAACACCACGCACACGACGCTCGGTTCGGGCGCGCCCACCGTCAAGCGGGTCGTGCGCGAGATCCAGTCGCTGCTGCGCTCGGTGGCCGCCGCGGGCGACATCATCGACGCCGCCGACTCCCTCGCCCCGAGCCACCCCGAACTGGCCGAGTTCCTGCGCGTCTACGGTGCCGGACGCACCGCCGACGCGGTCGCGCACTACCAGTCCCACCAGAACTGA
- a CDS encoding DLW-39 family protein, protein MKKLLLVALAAIGGLLVYRQIQADRAEQDLWTEATDSVPTGS, encoded by the coding sequence GTGAAGAAGCTGCTCCTGGTCGCACTGGCCGCCATCGGCGGGCTCCTCGTGTACCGGCAGATCCAGGCGGATCGCGCCGAGCAGGATCTGTGGACGGAGGCGACCGACTCCGTGCCGACGGGTTCGTGA
- a CDS encoding VOC family protein has product MALEWEQVIVHSVDPVALGQWWATALGWVVVHSSDEEFEIRPEPDRLPGLDFVRIAESRKTKSRLHLDFRPDDQDAEVARLEAHGAKRVDIGQGDQPWVVMADPEGNEFCVLGQRRP; this is encoded by the coding sequence GTGGCCTTGGAATGGGAACAGGTAATCGTCCACTCCGTGGATCCGGTGGCTTTGGGGCAGTGGTGGGCCACGGCTCTCGGCTGGGTGGTGGTCCACTCCTCCGACGAGGAGTTTGAGATCCGTCCGGAGCCGGATCGCCTCCCGGGGCTGGACTTCGTCCGGATCGCCGAGAGCAGGAAGACCAAGAGCCGGCTGCACCTCGACTTCAGGCCCGACGACCAGGACGCCGAGGTGGCTCGCCTCGAGGCCCACGGCGCGAAGCGCGTCGACATCGGCCAGGGCGACCAGCCCTGGGTCGTCATGGCGGACCCCGAGGGCAACGAGTTCTGCGTCCTCGGCCAACGGCGTCCGTGA
- a CDS encoding DUF6344 domain-containing protein produces MTQNKVMKLWTAIVTAFLALCTALGLVTPATAAAAPRSESPSTGTAHRTNPTIPAPRHRTWTRTRALPPTMKQRIRAEAHGKSPRCRHRALTGAGTEQETLGAQDAPAVRTGATTGTQAHTPQQRPTARLDC; encoded by the coding sequence ATGACCCAGAACAAGGTCATGAAGCTGTGGACCGCCATCGTCACCGCCTTCCTCGCGCTGTGCACGGCGCTCGGACTCGTCACCCCCGCCACCGCGGCGGCCGCTCCCCGCAGCGAGAGCCCGAGCACCGGCACCGCGCACCGCACGAACCCGACGATCCCGGCACCGCGCCACCGGACCTGGACCCGCACCAGGGCCCTGCCCCCCACGATGAAGCAGCGCATCCGGGCCGAGGCCCACGGAAAGTCCCCCCGCTGCCGCCACCGCGCCCTCACCGGGGCCGGCACGGAACAGGAGACGCTCGGCGCGCAGGACGCGCCGGCCGTACGGACGGGCGCGACGACCGGGACGCAGGCGCACACCCCGCAACAGCGGCCCACGGCACGCCTCGACTGCTGA
- a CDS encoding polyprenyl synthetase family protein, with protein sequence MPVTETVPAFTGARLLDETVAALSDRAPAILATAADQLRGIRLGLHFNDGSHATLTARHSRVVVHRDRCRDPDVEVAFDNRAMNLLFDLQHPPVGQVLPDSLDVRGSQEDVLAVWRAFALLSQRAAGLRSVQELWGAYREQAPRLWGGAAPSVREPAGEPVDWTALDFLARRSPEDAPAPPALVGDTTVQAPRLLWDGRTSTSWSLEDPVRDADLMETMRRCRTRTNEEIERLLPDREPRAELYDLMRSYPARQGKGLRPTLTIAACAAFGGRPDDAVRAAAALELFHNGFLVHDDIADESTHRRGLPTMHEEHGPGLAVNVGDGLNLLAVDAVLSNLETLGLARTLGLIHETMHMCRESIEGQAMELGWIRHDVVPEGDDAYFMMSTKKTGWYTCISPCRIGAVCAGVTDPAVLGRFDEAFRLIGIAFQIQDDILNLVGEEALYGKEPLGDLLEGKRTVMLIHLFRTAYAHERARLLEILRRRRTDKTQQHAEELLAAMRRHGSIEYATDLADRLAAEGIARFEDDLRVIPENEGKAVLRQTAHYVTSRPL encoded by the coding sequence GTGCCCGTGACTGAGACCGTGCCCGCGTTCACGGGTGCCCGGCTGCTGGACGAGACCGTCGCCGCCCTGTCCGACCGGGCGCCGGCCATCCTCGCCACCGCCGCCGACCAGCTGCGCGGCATCCGGCTCGGCCTGCACTTCAACGACGGCAGTCACGCCACGCTCACGGCGCGGCACAGCCGTGTCGTCGTGCACCGGGACCGCTGCCGGGATCCCGACGTCGAGGTCGCCTTCGACAACCGCGCGATGAACCTGCTGTTCGACCTCCAGCACCCGCCCGTCGGCCAGGTCCTGCCCGACAGCCTGGACGTCCGCGGCTCCCAGGAGGACGTCCTCGCCGTGTGGCGGGCCTTCGCGCTGCTGTCCCAGCGCGCGGCGGGCCTGCGCAGCGTGCAGGAGCTCTGGGGCGCCTACCGCGAACAGGCTCCCCGGCTGTGGGGCGGTGCGGCACCGTCCGTCCGGGAACCGGCCGGCGAGCCGGTGGACTGGACGGCGCTGGACTTCCTCGCCCGGCGCTCCCCCGAGGACGCGCCCGCCCCGCCCGCACTGGTCGGCGACACCACCGTCCAGGCCCCGCGCCTGCTGTGGGACGGCCGCACCAGCACCAGTTGGTCGCTGGAGGATCCCGTCCGCGACGCGGACCTGATGGAGACCATGCGCCGGTGCCGGACCCGCACCAACGAGGAGATCGAACGGCTGCTGCCGGACCGCGAGCCGCGCGCCGAGCTGTACGACCTCATGCGTTCCTACCCCGCCCGGCAGGGCAAGGGCCTGCGGCCCACCCTGACCATCGCGGCCTGCGCCGCCTTCGGCGGGCGCCCCGACGACGCCGTGCGCGCCGCCGCCGCGCTGGAGCTGTTCCACAACGGCTTCCTCGTCCACGACGACATCGCCGACGAGTCCACCCACCGGCGCGGCCTGCCCACCATGCACGAGGAACACGGCCCGGGCCTGGCCGTCAACGTCGGCGACGGGCTGAACCTGCTCGCCGTCGACGCCGTCCTGTCCAACCTGGAGACCCTCGGCCTGGCCCGCACCCTCGGCCTCATCCACGAGACGATGCACATGTGCCGGGAGTCCATCGAGGGCCAGGCCATGGAGCTGGGCTGGATCCGCCACGACGTCGTCCCCGAAGGCGACGACGCCTACTTCATGATGAGCACCAAGAAGACCGGCTGGTACACCTGCATCAGCCCGTGCCGCATCGGCGCCGTCTGCGCCGGCGTCACCGACCCGGCCGTACTGGGCCGGTTCGACGAGGCGTTCCGCCTGATCGGCATCGCCTTCCAGATCCAGGACGACATCCTGAACCTGGTGGGCGAGGAGGCCCTCTACGGCAAGGAACCCCTCGGCGACCTGCTCGAAGGCAAGCGCACGGTGATGCTGATCCACCTCTTCCGCACCGCGTACGCCCACGAGCGGGCGCGCCTCCTGGAGATCCTGCGCCGGCGCCGTACCGACAAGACCCAGCAGCACGCCGAGGAGCTGCTCGCCGCCATGCGGCGGCACGGCTCCATCGAATACGCCACCGACCTCGCCGACCGGCTCGCCGCCGAGGGGATCGCGCGCTTCGAAGACGACCTGCGCGTCATCCCCGAGAACGAAGGCAAAGCCGTCCTGAGGCAGACCGCCCACTACGTCACCTCAAGGCCACTGTGA
- a CDS encoding serine/threonine-protein kinase: protein MGEVFAGRYELADPIGRGGVGAVWRAWDHRRRRYVAAKVLQQRDAHSLLRFVREQALRIDHPHVLAPASWAADDDQVLFTMDLVAGGSLVRLVNDYGPLPPVFVCTLLDQLLSGLAAVHGEGVVHRDVKPANVLLEATGTGRPRLRLSDFGIAMRLGEARLTETDLVVGTPGYLAPEQMMGAEPGFSADLFAVGLTTLYLLQGARPDTKALVQHFLEHGTPGPPTGVPAPLWQVVATLLQPDPQARFRTATGARKALAAATELLPEPGPDDEPIEIFDQLGPLPPGFGPQGPLRAAPGVRRQPDPGTAPRRDGGEGAGAAASVLARASGAWPGEGGGNRPGVRDAGASPGPGAEAAVLCGPHPGSGPEPPVPSVPEDTGSFRPPPPRAGPPAPGPGSTASYTAQDASYPARDQPAPPARAARPPAVHGRRARRARRRPGPPATAVVPVLLLALLCYAVGFWALARL, encoded by the coding sequence ATGGGTGAGGTCTTCGCCGGCCGGTACGAGCTGGCCGATCCGATCGGACGGGGCGGGGTGGGCGCCGTCTGGCGCGCCTGGGACCACCGCCGGCGGCGTTATGTGGCCGCCAAGGTGCTCCAGCAGCGCGACGCCCACTCGCTCCTGCGCTTCGTACGGGAGCAGGCCCTGCGCATCGACCACCCCCACGTCCTCGCCCCGGCCAGCTGGGCCGCGGACGACGACCAGGTCCTGTTCACCATGGACCTGGTGGCGGGCGGCTCGCTGGTGCGCCTGGTCAACGACTACGGGCCCCTGCCCCCGGTGTTCGTGTGCACCCTGCTCGACCAGTTGCTGTCCGGCCTGGCCGCGGTGCACGGGGAGGGCGTCGTGCACCGGGACGTCAAGCCCGCCAACGTGCTGCTCGAAGCGACCGGGACGGGGCGGCCCCGGCTGCGGCTGTCCGACTTCGGCATCGCCATGCGCCTCGGTGAGGCCCGCCTGACGGAGACCGACCTCGTGGTCGGCACGCCCGGCTACCTGGCGCCCGAGCAGATGATGGGCGCCGAACCCGGCTTCTCCGCCGACCTGTTCGCCGTCGGACTGACGACCCTGTACCTGCTCCAGGGCGCCAGGCCCGACACCAAGGCACTCGTGCAGCACTTCCTGGAACACGGCACCCCCGGTCCGCCCACGGGCGTTCCGGCCCCCCTGTGGCAGGTGGTCGCCACTTTGCTCCAGCCCGACCCGCAGGCCCGGTTCCGCACCGCCACGGGAGCGCGCAAGGCGCTCGCCGCCGCGACGGAGCTGCTGCCGGAACCGGGTCCCGACGACGAACCGATCGAGATCTTCGACCAACTCGGCCCGCTGCCCCCCGGCTTCGGCCCTCAGGGCCCCCTCAGGGCGGCCCCCGGGGTGCGGAGGCAGCCGGATCCGGGAACGGCTCCCCGCCGGGACGGCGGTGAGGGCGCGGGAGCCGCCGCGTCCGTCCTCGCGCGCGCGTCCGGCGCGTGGCCGGGCGAGGGCGGCGGCAACCGGCCCGGGGTGCGGGACGCCGGTGCCTCCCCGGGGCCCGGTGCCGAAGCCGCCGTGCTCTGCGGCCCCCACCCGGGCAGCGGGCCGGAGCCGCCGGTGCCCTCCGTGCCGGAGGACACCGGGAGCTTCCGCCCGCCGCCCCCGCGGGCCGGCCCGCCCGCGCCCGGGCCCGGGTCCACCGCTTCGTACACCGCTCAGGACGCCTCGTACCCCGCGCGGGATCAGCCGGCCCCTCCCGCCCGCGCCGCGCGGCCGCCCGCCGTCCACGGCCGTCGGGCCCGGCGGGCGCGCCGGCGTCCCGGCCCCCCGGCCACGGCGGTGGTCCCGGTCCTGCTGCTGGCGCTCCTCTGCTACGCCGTGGGCTTCTGGGCGTTGGCCCGGCTCTGA
- a CDS encoding WD40 repeat domain-containing protein yields the protein MSSDSGARTAFAERLALLYKEAGNPPLKSVSEAVVRLQRVDERGRPVRVSAQRISDWRRAKNVPAQFAALAAVLQILIPEARRARPAPVSGGLYDLAQWQRLWERALADPVGERPAPVPAEEDRQPPAQAPPVAGGVCPYRGLAPYRREDARWFFGRERSTDALVAQLRAAAGTGGLVMLVGASGAGKSSLLNAGLVPAVQGGALGDGSGRPGAVLQLVPGADPLAELTRLIPELGATAAGALRAEREAEYDPSAPGADAPRFARAVRDAVTGWARRGTHRAEHPDGGEPAPVSEPARAPAAHRPATATAPAVPAAPADALPVQRAADDAPPADRRTDGTPPADAPAAPGRPVLIVDQFEETFTLCPDEAGRRTFIQLLHAACTPAADAPGPAPVVVVLGIRADFYEQCLGYPELADALQHRHMVLGPLTTAELREAVTGPAKAVGLELEAGLAELIVREVSADGPRGAHDAGVLPLLSHALLATWQRRKAGRLTLAGYRAAGGIQGAVAATAERAWSSLDPAARSAARLLLLRLVRLGEDTQATRRRGTRRQLAQESTDPDKTEESLEALVRARLVTLDADTVEITHEALLHAWPRLRHWIDDDRNDHLLRQRLEEDGRAWEDSGRDSSLLYRGSRLEQACTWARSAGDTFLTRSAMEFLAASVRLRRRTVWISRAAVAALVALAVLAAGTAVVAWRQRDDAVFAQVLAESDRVQHTDPSLAAQLDLVAHQLRPADEGTYSRLISIVNAPLATPLLGHTGAVYLTSFSPDGHTLATASYDRTVRLWNVADRSRPAPLGKPLTGHGSWVSSAVFSPDGHTLASAGDDGTIRLWDVTDPARPRPLGHPLTGHRGTIYLVAFSPDGHTLASVGEDRTVRLWNVADPRRPTALGALRGHTAAVRSVAFSPDGRTLAAGGDDDTILMWDTSDPRRPEPLGKVLRGHTDIVHSVAFSPDGRTLASGSADDTIRLWNVADPARAAPIGSPLAGHTGPIWSVAFSPDGRRLAAASADSTASLWNVSDPAAPSQVGEPLAGGSGEMYALGFSPDGRTLATGSGDGKVRLWSIPVSDMIGRNGAFRPDGKVLATAARDGRIRLWNVTAPDRPVPLGEPFMRTDGGQRSMVFSPDGRTLAVLTSSRTVYLWNVADPRRPVPAGPPLTLRTRFMGPDALAYSPDGRTLATAYDDRTLRLWNVTDPARVVALGPPLTGHRGYVNALVFSPDGHTLASGSADSTIRLWDVTDPARPVRLGKPLTAYAGPVNTLAYSPDGRTLAGGSDDDTVRLWNVADPRAATALGSPLTGHTEAVTSLTYSADGRTLASGGNDNTVRLWNVTTPASASPIGQSMSPYAKTGNFLSFSPNSHVLGVSSGADTVRLWSLDADEAIRHICAVTRDVLTPQRWHEYLPRLSYDPPCPG from the coding sequence TTGAGTTCCGACTCAGGGGCACGCACAGCCTTCGCCGAACGCCTCGCCCTGCTGTACAAGGAGGCCGGCAACCCTCCCCTGAAGAGCGTGTCCGAGGCGGTCGTGCGCCTCCAGCGCGTGGACGAGCGCGGCCGGCCGGTGCGGGTGTCCGCCCAGCGCATCAGCGACTGGCGGCGGGCCAAGAACGTGCCGGCCCAGTTCGCCGCCCTCGCGGCGGTCCTGCAGATCCTCATCCCCGAGGCGCGGCGCGCCAGGCCCGCGCCCGTCTCCGGCGGCCTGTACGACCTCGCCCAGTGGCAGCGCCTGTGGGAGCGCGCCCTGGCCGACCCGGTGGGCGAGCGCCCCGCGCCGGTGCCCGCCGAGGAGGACCGGCAGCCCCCGGCCCAGGCCCCGCCCGTCGCCGGCGGCGTCTGCCCCTACCGCGGACTGGCCCCGTACCGCAGGGAGGACGCCCGCTGGTTCTTCGGCCGGGAACGGAGCACGGACGCGCTCGTCGCCCAGTTGCGCGCCGCGGCGGGGACGGGCGGACTGGTCATGCTGGTCGGCGCCTCGGGTGCCGGAAAGTCGTCCCTCCTCAACGCGGGCCTGGTGCCCGCCGTGCAGGGCGGTGCCCTGGGGGACGGCAGCGGCCGGCCGGGCGCCGTGCTCCAGCTCGTGCCGGGCGCCGACCCGCTCGCGGAGCTGACCCGCCTCATACCGGAACTCGGTGCCACCGCCGCCGGGGCGCTCCGGGCGGAGCGGGAGGCGGAGTACGACCCGTCGGCGCCCGGGGCCGACGCCCCGCGCTTCGCCCGCGCGGTACGGGACGCGGTCACGGGGTGGGCACGGCGCGGGACGCACCGGGCGGAGCACCCGGACGGCGGGGAACCCGCACCCGTGTCCGAGCCCGCGCGTGCGCCCGCGGCGCATCGGCCCGCCACCGCCACGGCCCCGGCCGTACCGGCCGCCCCCGCCGACGCGCTCCCGGTGCAACGGGCGGCCGACGACGCGCCACCGGCGGACCGGCGGACGGACGGGACGCCCCCGGCCGACGCCCCGGCGGCCCCCGGCCGGCCGGTCCTCATCGTCGACCAGTTCGAGGAGACCTTCACCCTCTGCCCCGACGAGGCCGGCCGGCGCACCTTCATCCAGTTACTGCACGCCGCCTGCACACCCGCCGCGGACGCGCCCGGACCGGCCCCCGTGGTCGTGGTCCTCGGCATCCGCGCCGACTTCTACGAGCAGTGCCTCGGCTACCCGGAACTGGCCGACGCGCTGCAGCACCGGCACATGGTGCTGGGACCGCTGACCACGGCGGAGTTGCGCGAGGCGGTGACCGGACCCGCCAAGGCCGTCGGCCTGGAGCTGGAGGCGGGACTGGCCGAGCTGATCGTCCGCGAGGTGAGCGCCGACGGCCCGCGCGGAGCGCACGACGCGGGCGTGCTCCCACTGCTCTCGCACGCCCTGCTGGCCACCTGGCAGCGGCGCAAGGCGGGACGGCTGACCCTGGCCGGCTACCGCGCGGCGGGCGGCATCCAGGGGGCGGTGGCGGCCACCGCCGAGCGTGCCTGGTCCAGCCTCGACCCCGCCGCCCGCTCGGCCGCCCGGCTGCTGCTGCTGCGCCTGGTCCGGCTCGGCGAGGACACCCAGGCCACCCGGCGGCGGGGCACCCGGCGCCAGCTGGCGCAGGAGTCGACCGACCCGGACAAGACGGAGGAGTCGCTCGAGGCGCTGGTGCGGGCCCGGCTGGTGACGCTCGACGCGGACACCGTGGAGATCACCCACGAGGCGCTGCTGCACGCCTGGCCGCGGCTGCGGCACTGGATCGACGACGACCGCAACGACCACCTGCTGCGCCAGCGGCTGGAGGAGGACGGCCGGGCCTGGGAGGACTCCGGCCGGGACAGCTCGCTGCTCTACCGCGGCTCCCGGCTGGAACAGGCCTGCACCTGGGCGCGGAGCGCCGGCGACACCTTCCTCACCCGCAGCGCCATGGAGTTCCTGGCCGCCTCGGTCAGACTGCGCCGGCGCACGGTGTGGATCAGCCGGGCCGCGGTGGCGGCGCTGGTCGCCCTCGCCGTCCTCGCCGCCGGCACGGCCGTGGTGGCGTGGCGGCAGCGGGACGACGCCGTGTTCGCCCAGGTGCTCGCCGAGTCCGACCGCGTCCAGCACACGGACCCCTCGCTGGCCGCCCAGCTCGACCTGGTGGCCCACCAGCTGCGCCCGGCCGACGAGGGCACGTACAGCAGGCTGATCTCCATCGTGAACGCGCCGCTGGCCACTCCCCTGCTCGGCCACACCGGCGCCGTCTACCTCACCTCGTTCAGCCCGGACGGGCACACCCTGGCCACCGCTAGCTACGACCGCACCGTGCGGCTGTGGAACGTCGCCGACCGCAGCCGGCCCGCACCGCTCGGCAAGCCGCTCACCGGCCACGGCAGCTGGGTGAGCAGCGCGGTCTTCAGCCCGGACGGGCACACCCTGGCCAGCGCCGGCGACGACGGCACGATCCGGCTGTGGGACGTCACCGACCCCGCCCGGCCTCGCCCGCTGGGCCACCCGCTGACCGGTCACAGGGGCACGATCTACCTGGTCGCCTTCAGCCCGGACGGGCACACGCTCGCCTCCGTCGGCGAGGACCGCACCGTCCGCCTGTGGAACGTCGCCGACCCCCGCCGGCCGACGGCCCTCGGCGCGCTGCGCGGCCACACGGCGGCGGTGCGCTCCGTGGCCTTCAGCCCCGACGGCCGCACCCTCGCGGCGGGCGGCGACGACGACACGATCCTGATGTGGGACACGTCCGACCCCCGCCGCCCCGAGCCCCTGGGCAAGGTGCTGAGGGGCCACACGGACATCGTGCACTCGGTGGCGTTCAGCCCCGACGGGCGCACGCTCGCCAGCGGCAGCGCGGACGACACCATACGGCTGTGGAACGTGGCCGACCCGGCGCGCGCGGCCCCCATCGGCTCACCGCTGGCCGGCCACACCGGCCCCATCTGGTCCGTGGCCTTCAGCCCCGACGGACGCCGGCTCGCGGCCGCCAGCGCGGACAGCACGGCGAGCCTGTGGAACGTCAGCGACCCGGCGGCCCCCTCCCAGGTCGGCGAACCGCTCGCGGGCGGCAGCGGCGAGATGTACGCGCTGGGCTTCAGCCCCGACGGGCGCACCCTCGCCACCGGCAGCGGGGACGGCAAGGTCCGCCTGTGGTCGATCCCGGTGTCGGACATGATCGGCCGCAACGGCGCGTTCCGCCCGGACGGGAAGGTGCTCGCCACGGCCGCGCGCGACGGCAGGATCCGGCTGTGGAACGTGACGGCCCCCGACCGGCCCGTACCGCTGGGCGAACCGTTCATGCGCACCGACGGCGGCCAGCGGTCGATGGTGTTCTCCCCCGACGGCCGCACGCTCGCCGTCCTGACCAGCAGCCGCACGGTGTACCTGTGGAACGTCGCCGACCCGCGGCGGCCGGTCCCGGCCGGGCCGCCCCTGACGCTGCGGACCCGGTTCATGGGCCCGGACGCGCTCGCCTACAGCCCGGACGGACGCACCCTGGCCACCGCCTACGACGACCGCACGCTCCGCCTGTGGAACGTCACCGACCCCGCCCGCGTCGTCGCCCTCGGTCCACCGCTCACCGGGCACCGGGGCTACGTCAACGCCCTCGTCTTCAGCCCCGACGGGCACACGCTCGCCAGCGGCAGCGCGGACAGCACCATCCGGCTGTGGGACGTCACCGACCCCGCCCGGCCCGTCCGGCTCGGCAAGCCGCTCACGGCGTACGCCGGCCCCGTCAACACGCTCGCCTACAGCCCCGACGGCCGCACCCTGGCCGGCGGGAGCGACGACGACACCGTCCGGCTGTGGAACGTCGCCGACCCCCGCGCGGCGACCGCGCTCGGCTCCCCCCTCACCGGCCACACCGAGGCGGTGACCTCGCTGACGTACAGCGCCGACGGCCGCACCCTGGCGAGCGGCGGCAACGACAACACCGTCCGGCTGTGGAACGTCACCACCCCCGCGTCGGCCTCGCCCATCGGCCAGTCGATGAGCCCGTACGCCAAGACCGGCAACTTCCTGTCCTTCAGCCCCAACAGCCACGTGCTCGGGGTGTCCAGCGGCGCCGACACGGTCCGCCTGTGGAGCCTGGACGCCGACGAGGCCATCCGGCACATCTGCGCGGTCACCCGGGACGTCCTGACCCCGCAGAGGTGGCACGAGTACCTGCCCCGCCTCTCGTACGACCCCCCGTGCCCCGGCTGA